One Agrobacterium vaccinii DNA window includes the following coding sequences:
- the pheT gene encoding phenylalanine--tRNA ligase subunit beta: MKFTLSWLKEHLDTDASLEQICERLTAIGLEVEDVDDKAAYKPFVIAKVLSAEKHPEADRLKVLSVDAGDGKPVQIVCGAPNARAGLVGALARPGDYVPGIDVTLAVGKIRGVESHGMMCSEKELNMSDSHDGIIDLPDDAPVGTSFAAYAGLDDPMIEINLTPNRPDCTSIYGIARDLAASGLGTLKTKPALAFKVEGATPVDVTLDLDDAALCPGFGLRLVRGVKNGPSPKWMQQRLLAIGLRPINALVDITNYMTFDQGRPMHVFDAAKVKGNLVVRRAKDGETILALDQREYKLGPTNVVIADDNGIESIGGVMGGEHSGCDENTTDVLIESALWDPINIAKTGRSLGIITDARYRFERGVDPEYMVPGLERTTELVLELCGGTAAEAKVVGYKGFEPKWLDFPLSEVKRLTGLDVSAQETLDILKGLGFGIEGSGERVSVSAPSWRPDVDGKADLVEEVMRIHGVDNIKPEPLESFGAVNGRILTTLQIRTRTAKRSLASRGMLEAVTWSFIPEAQAKLFGGGSPALKLANPIAADMSDMRPSLLPGLLTAAQRNADKGHGDVAIFEVSGTYEGDTPEAQRRVAGGVRRGTASLAGSGRMWSNTAKGGGKPVDVYDAKADALAVIEACGLPMSNVQIEAGAPNWYHPGRSGTIKMGPKVILGYFGEFHPKTLAELDVSGVYAGFEIYLDAMPEPKKKATRTKPALELSPFQTVKRDFAFVVDRSVEAGSIIKAATSADRKLVTGVNVFDVFEGASVGENKKSIAIEVQIQPVDKTLTDEDFEALTAKIVGNVEKSTGGVLRA, translated from the coding sequence ATGAAATTCACACTCTCCTGGCTGAAAGAGCATCTGGACACCGATGCGTCTCTCGAGCAGATCTGCGAACGCCTCACCGCCATCGGCCTCGAAGTCGAGGATGTCGATGACAAGGCGGCCTACAAGCCCTTCGTTATCGCCAAGGTTCTGAGCGCCGAAAAGCATCCGGAGGCGGATCGTCTCAAGGTGCTCAGCGTCGATGCGGGCGACGGCAAGCCGGTGCAGATCGTGTGCGGTGCGCCGAATGCGCGCGCCGGTTTGGTCGGAGCGCTGGCGCGTCCGGGCGACTATGTGCCTGGCATCGATGTCACCCTGGCGGTCGGCAAGATCCGCGGTGTGGAAAGCCATGGCATGATGTGCTCGGAGAAAGAGCTCAACATGTCCGATAGCCATGATGGCATCATCGATCTGCCTGACGATGCGCCGGTCGGTACGTCGTTTGCAGCCTATGCCGGTCTTGACGATCCCATGATTGAGATCAACCTCACGCCGAACCGCCCGGATTGCACGTCGATCTACGGCATCGCGCGTGATCTTGCTGCTTCGGGTCTCGGCACGCTCAAGACAAAGCCTGCTCTGGCTTTCAAGGTTGAAGGCGCAACCCCGGTTGACGTGACGCTCGATCTCGATGACGCCGCACTGTGCCCTGGCTTCGGCCTGCGCCTCGTGCGTGGCGTGAAGAACGGTCCGAGCCCAAAGTGGATGCAGCAGCGTCTTCTCGCCATCGGTCTTCGCCCCATCAACGCACTGGTCGACATTACCAACTACATGACCTTCGATCAGGGCCGCCCGATGCACGTCTTCGATGCGGCAAAGGTCAAGGGCAATCTCGTCGTTCGCCGCGCCAAGGATGGTGAAACCATTCTTGCGCTGGATCAGCGTGAGTACAAGCTTGGGCCCACCAATGTCGTGATTGCCGATGATAACGGCATCGAATCCATCGGCGGCGTCATGGGTGGCGAGCATTCCGGCTGCGATGAGAACACCACCGATGTCCTGATCGAATCGGCTCTCTGGGACCCGATCAACATCGCCAAGACCGGCCGCTCGCTCGGCATCATCACCGATGCCCGTTACCGGTTCGAGCGTGGCGTCGATCCCGAATATATGGTGCCGGGTCTGGAGCGAACGACCGAACTGGTGCTGGAGCTCTGTGGCGGCACGGCGGCAGAAGCGAAGGTCGTCGGCTACAAGGGCTTCGAGCCCAAATGGCTCGATTTCCCGTTGTCGGAAGTCAAGCGCCTGACGGGCCTTGATGTTTCCGCGCAGGAAACACTCGATATTCTCAAGGGCCTCGGCTTCGGCATCGAAGGTTCGGGCGAGCGCGTGAGCGTCTCGGCTCCCTCATGGCGTCCCGATGTGGATGGCAAGGCCGATCTGGTGGAAGAGGTGATGCGCATTCATGGCGTCGATAACATCAAGCCGGAACCGCTGGAAAGCTTTGGCGCGGTCAATGGCCGTATTTTGACCACGCTGCAAATCCGCACCCGCACGGCCAAGCGTTCGCTGGCGAGCCGCGGCATGCTGGAGGCGGTGACGTGGTCGTTCATTCCCGAAGCCCAGGCAAAGCTCTTTGGCGGCGGTTCGCCTGCGCTGAAGCTCGCCAACCCCATCGCTGCCGATATGTCGGACATGCGCCCTTCGCTGTTGCCCGGCCTGTTGACGGCTGCCCAGCGCAATGCCGACAAGGGCCATGGTGATGTGGCGATCTTCGAAGTCTCCGGCACCTATGAAGGTGACACGCCGGAAGCCCAGCGTCGCGTGGCCGGTGGCGTTCGCCGTGGCACGGCATCGCTGGCTGGTTCCGGTCGCATGTGGTCCAACACGGCCAAGGGCGGCGGCAAGCCGGTGGATGTCTATGATGCCAAGGCCGATGCACTCGCCGTCATCGAAGCCTGCGGCCTGCCGATGAGCAATGTGCAGATCGAAGCAGGTGCGCCTAACTGGTACCATCCTGGTCGCTCCGGTACGATCAAGATGGGGCCGAAGGTCATCCTGGGTTACTTCGGTGAATTCCACCCGAAGACGCTCGCCGAACTGGATGTCTCGGGCGTCTATGCCGGTTTCGAGATCTATCTCGATGCCATGCCCGAGCCGAAGAAGAAGGCGACCCGCACCAAACCCGCTTTGGAACTGTCACCCTTCCAGACCGTCAAGCGCGACTTCGCCTTCGTGGTGGATCGCTCCGTAGAAGCTGGCTCCATCATCAAGGCGGCGACCAGTGCCGACCGCAAACTCGTCACCGGCGTCAATGTCTTCGACGTCTTCGAAGGCGCATCCGTCGGCGAAAACAAGAAGTCCATCGCCATCGAAGTCCAGATCCAACCGGTCGACAAGACCCTGACGGATGAGGACTTCGAAGCACTGACGGCCAAGATCGTCGGCAATGTCGAGAAATCGACAGGCGGCGTTTTGCGCGCCTAA
- a CDS encoding tautomerase family protein, whose translation MPILNVKVSAEKTEEMTTKISALLSELTHRILGKNPALTAITIQYIDPLDWIVGGKTLAAQGKSSVYLDIKITDETNTKAEKATYIAEVFKGFSALLGNLHEESYVYVEDVRATAYGYGGLTQERRYHHAA comes from the coding sequence ATGCCGATTTTGAATGTTAAGGTGAGTGCCGAGAAGACTGAGGAGATGACAACGAAGATTTCCGCGCTTCTCTCGGAGTTGACGCATCGCATTCTGGGAAAGAACCCGGCCCTCACAGCCATCACAATCCAATACATCGATCCACTCGACTGGATTGTCGGCGGCAAGACTCTTGCCGCACAGGGCAAGTCCAGCGTCTATCTCGACATCAAAATTACAGATGAAACAAATACGAAGGCCGAAAAGGCAACCTATATCGCCGAGGTCTTCAAGGGCTTTTCAGCTCTCCTCGGAAACCTTCACGAGGAGAGCTATGTCTATGTCGAGGACGTGCGGGCGACCGCCTATGGTTACGGCGGTCTGACCCAGGAACGGCGTTATCACCACGCCGCTTAG
- a CDS encoding MarR family winged helix-turn-helix transcriptional regulator has product MFDHCIYFNTMALSRQLERVWTEAFKPFNLTPAQAFTLRAALNKPGMLQSELADTLQIARATATRAIDGLEKRGFLTRQTAKRDKRECEIHPTAEALALHASLDAASAAVTKRLRTELGDGSFEQFVDQAKSINRQIS; this is encoded by the coding sequence ATGTTTGATCATTGTATCTACTTCAACACCATGGCCTTGAGCCGCCAACTGGAGCGCGTCTGGACTGAGGCTTTCAAGCCTTTTAACCTGACTCCCGCTCAAGCCTTTACGCTGCGCGCGGCGCTGAACAAGCCCGGCATGTTGCAGAGCGAGTTGGCAGACACGTTGCAGATCGCCAGAGCAACGGCCACACGAGCGATCGATGGGCTTGAGAAACGCGGTTTTCTGACGCGCCAAACAGCCAAGCGTGACAAGCGAGAGTGCGAGATTCACCCGACCGCAGAGGCTTTGGCACTGCATGCATCGTTGGATGCGGCCAGTGCTGCGGTGACCAAACGTTTGCGAACGGAACTCGGAGACGGTTCTTTTGAACAATTCGTAGACCAGGCAAAGTCCATCAACAGGCAGATAAGCTGA
- a CDS encoding aldo/keto reductase, protein MQNRILGNNLSVSALGLGCMGMSHAYSPSADEAASIATLHRAVELGVTFFDTAEVYGPHTNEVLVGKGLKPYREKVIIATKFGFKIDASKPAGQMMVGTDSRPKNVHAVADASLKRLGIDVIDLFYQHRVDPNVPIEETVGAMAELVKAGKIRHLGLSEANAETVRKAHATHPITALQSEYSLWTRDVETNGVLDTCRELGIGFVPFSPLGRGVLTGALKKLDGLSDTDFRRSLPRFQAENFDANLALITLLEEMAAEKGVAAGQLALAWVLAQGDFIVPIPGTTKIANLEKNVAAADVALSAEEAAKLGELLSPAKVAGGRYPAQMAAMANR, encoded by the coding sequence ATGCAAAACAGAATTCTCGGAAACAATCTCTCCGTTTCAGCGCTTGGCCTCGGCTGCATGGGCATGAGCCATGCTTACAGCCCATCTGCAGATGAAGCTGCCTCCATCGCGACCCTGCACCGCGCCGTCGAACTTGGCGTGACCTTCTTCGATACGGCTGAGGTCTATGGACCTCACACCAATGAAGTTTTGGTCGGCAAGGGCTTGAAGCCTTACCGCGAGAAGGTCATCATCGCCACCAAATTCGGCTTCAAGATCGATGCCAGCAAGCCAGCCGGACAGATGATGGTGGGTACCGACAGCCGACCTAAGAATGTGCACGCCGTGGCCGACGCCTCCCTCAAGCGTCTGGGCATCGATGTAATCGATCTCTTCTACCAGCACCGCGTTGACCCCAACGTGCCGATTGAAGAGACGGTCGGTGCAATGGCCGAACTGGTAAAGGCGGGTAAGATTCGTCATCTCGGCCTATCCGAAGCCAATGCGGAGACGGTACGCAAAGCGCACGCCACCCACCCTATCACCGCACTTCAAAGCGAGTATTCGCTGTGGACCCGCGATGTCGAGACAAACGGCGTGCTCGACACCTGCCGCGAACTCGGCATCGGCTTCGTGCCGTTTAGTCCACTCGGTCGCGGTGTTCTGACCGGCGCCTTGAAGAAGCTCGACGGCCTCTCCGACACCGATTTCCGCCGCTCCCTCCCCCGCTTCCAGGCGGAGAATTTCGACGCTAATCTGGCGCTCATAACGCTTCTTGAAGAGATGGCCGCGGAAAAAGGCGTGGCGGCGGGCCAACTAGCGCTGGCATGGGTGCTGGCACAAGGCGATTTCATCGTCCCTATTCCCGGCACGACGAAGATCGCCAATCTGGAAAAGAACGTGGCAGCGGCCGATGTGGCACTGAGTGCGGAGGAAGCTGCGAAGCTCGGTGAGCTTTTGTCTCCGGCGAAGGTCGCGGGCGGGCGATATCCCGCGCAGATGGCAGCGATGGCGAATAGATAA
- a CDS encoding GNAT family N-acetyltransferase, whose amino-acid sequence MDLSIRDARSEDYGQWLRLWQDYLAFYSVDLADDVTAHTWARIIDPTSRVSARLAVLDGQVVGFAIHHFHDSTWVKTPDCYLEDLFIDATIRGKGIGRALIDDLISICGEKGWSRLYWHTNEDNAQARKLYDSYIKSDGHIRYRIKF is encoded by the coding sequence ATGGATCTCAGCATTCGCGATGCCCGTAGCGAAGACTACGGCCAGTGGCTTAGGCTTTGGCAGGATTACCTTGCCTTCTACAGTGTTGATCTCGCCGACGACGTAACCGCCCACACATGGGCGCGCATCATCGACCCCACGTCGCGCGTGTCTGCGCGTCTGGCAGTGCTGGATGGACAGGTGGTTGGCTTTGCCATCCACCACTTCCATGACAGCACTTGGGTCAAGACGCCGGATTGCTATCTGGAAGACTTGTTCATCGATGCCACCATTCGCGGCAAAGGGATCGGTCGCGCCCTGATCGATGACCTGATTTCCATCTGTGGAGAGAAGGGTTGGTCACGCCTCTACTGGCATACCAACGAGGATAATGCCCAGGCCCGCAAGCTCTATGACAGCTATATCAAGAGCGATGGCCATATCCGCTACCGGATCAAGTTCTGA
- a CDS encoding aldo/keto reductase, which translates to MEKRALGRTGLSIAPIVFGGNVFGWTADENTSFQLLDAFFDAGFNTIDTADVYSAWVDGHQGGESETIIGKWLKRGSVPRDKAIIVSKVGYDKGLKAEWIAQAVEASLRRLQTDYIDLYLAHKPDAGTPIEETLGAFTKLKEQGKVRSIGCSNYDAPDLQEALDVSAKTGLARFDVVQPEYNLYTRERFEGPLAEMTAKEDIGVINYYSLAAGFLTGKYRSKADTEGVARSYRVGDYVNSRGLDILGAMDTISAETGAKLADIALAWLLRKKAVTAPIASATSLSQLESFKRATELKLTDKMVALLDKAGA; encoded by the coding sequence GTGGAGAAACGCGCGCTTGGCCGGACCGGCCTTTCCATCGCCCCGATCGTCTTTGGCGGCAACGTCTTCGGCTGGACGGCGGATGAGAACACCTCCTTCCAGTTGCTAGATGCCTTTTTCGATGCAGGCTTCAACACCATCGACACGGCGGATGTCTATTCCGCATGGGTTGATGGTCATCAGGGCGGTGAGTCCGAAACCATCATCGGCAAATGGCTGAAGCGCGGCAGCGTACCCCGCGACAAGGCGATCATCGTATCCAAGGTCGGATATGATAAGGGGCTGAAGGCCGAGTGGATCGCGCAAGCCGTTGAGGCGTCGTTGCGCCGTTTGCAGACGGATTATATCGACCTTTATCTGGCCCATAAGCCGGACGCCGGAACGCCGATCGAGGAAACGCTTGGGGCTTTCACCAAACTCAAAGAACAAGGCAAGGTGCGCTCCATCGGCTGCTCGAACTACGATGCACCGGACCTGCAAGAAGCGCTCGACGTCTCCGCGAAAACCGGTTTGGCGCGCTTCGATGTCGTACAGCCGGAATATAACCTCTACACCCGCGAGAGGTTCGAAGGACCGTTGGCCGAAATGACCGCGAAGGAAGACATCGGCGTCATCAACTACTACAGCCTTGCCGCCGGGTTCCTGACCGGCAAATACCGTAGCAAGGCAGATACGGAAGGCGTGGCGCGCTCCTACCGTGTCGGCGATTACGTCAACTCGCGCGGCCTCGATATTCTCGGTGCCATGGACACGATTTCCGCTGAAACCGGGGCAAAGCTTGCCGATATCGCACTCGCCTGGCTTTTGCGCAAAAAGGCCGTGACTGCACCCATCGCCAGCGCCACCAGCCTTTCGCAGCTGGAAAGCTTCAAGCGCGCCACGGAACTGAAACTGACCGACAAGATGGTGGCGCTTCTGGACAAGGCTGGCGCATAA
- a CDS encoding GlxA family transcriptional regulator, translating into MTSGGGLHTKIVPVFVVLPPQTLLLDVAGPLEVLRYANEQQDAVRFDCQYVAAAKTQTTTIGLSLAGLEALPEVLPENAMVLISGGSLIETMQSGSRRERRDLAAWLRRTVRDDTTIVSICSGALIAAEAGLFDGHQCTTHADCIGELRRIAPLAQVLDNRLFVEDNRRFSSAGISTGIDLLLHIVSSLTSPVIAARIAQIMVIYIRRTANDPQISPWLSGRNHIHPSVHKAQDAIVADPAAEWSLGRLAKAAALSERHLSRLFREHTGVSVVDYINLMRVNLARDILSHSRLDMEAVAERSGFASARHLRRVWQQHHDAPPSFYRTLSS; encoded by the coding sequence ATGACGAGTGGCGGCGGACTGCATACCAAGATCGTTCCGGTGTTCGTGGTGCTGCCCCCGCAGACGCTGTTGCTGGATGTCGCGGGACCGCTGGAAGTGCTGCGTTATGCAAACGAACAGCAGGATGCCGTGCGGTTCGACTGCCAATATGTCGCGGCAGCCAAGACCCAGACGACGACCATCGGGCTTTCGCTGGCAGGGCTGGAGGCCTTGCCGGAAGTGCTGCCCGAGAATGCCATGGTGCTGATTTCCGGCGGTTCCTTAATAGAAACGATGCAGTCCGGTTCAAGGCGGGAGCGGCGCGATCTGGCAGCCTGGCTGCGGCGGACAGTGCGCGACGATACCACCATCGTTTCCATCTGCTCCGGTGCGTTGATTGCTGCCGAGGCCGGTCTCTTCGACGGTCATCAATGCACCACCCATGCGGATTGCATTGGTGAATTGCGACGGATCGCGCCCTTGGCACAGGTGTTGGACAACCGTCTGTTCGTGGAAGACAACAGGCGCTTTTCCAGCGCTGGCATTTCCACCGGCATCGATCTTCTGCTGCACATCGTGTCGTCACTCACCAGCCCGGTGATTGCGGCACGGATCGCCCAGATCATGGTCATCTATATCAGGCGCACGGCGAACGACCCACAAATCTCGCCCTGGCTTTCAGGACGCAACCACATTCACCCATCCGTCCACAAGGCACAGGATGCCATCGTCGCCGATCCCGCCGCCGAATGGTCACTGGGAAGGCTGGCCAAGGCGGCGGCCTTGAGCGAACGGCACCTGTCGCGGCTGTTTCGCGAACACACCGGCGTCAGCGTGGTGGACTACATCAACCTGATGCGCGTCAACCTTGCCCGCGATATTCTCTCCCATTCCAGGCTCGATATGGAAGCAGTGGCTGAGCGCTCTGGCTTTGCCTCTGCCCGCCATCTTCGTCGCGTGTGGCAGCAGCATCATGATGCGCCGCCCAGTTTTTACCGAACCCTTTCCTCCTGA
- a CDS encoding isochorismatase family protein produces the protein MSHSHTALLVIDVQESFRQAPYFDESGLSAYLAAQQKLIDGSEAAGIPVIQIFHVDGDWAFAEDSGFIRTLEGIRIEPTVTFRKNRHSAFIGTGLDVWLTQHGINRLIVSGIRTEQCCETTTRQGSDLGYTVDFVTEATLTFPMTHASGKVFSAEDIAMRTELVLSGRFARIATVDEALQAQKEAA, from the coding sequence ATGTCCCATTCACACACAGCGCTTCTGGTTATCGATGTGCAGGAATCCTTTCGTCAGGCGCCCTATTTCGATGAGAGCGGTCTTTCCGCCTACCTCGCCGCCCAGCAAAAGCTGATCGACGGCTCTGAGGCGGCGGGGATTCCCGTCATCCAGATCTTCCATGTCGATGGCGACTGGGCCTTTGCCGAAGACAGCGGTTTCATCCGCACATTGGAGGGTATCCGCATCGAGCCCACAGTGACGTTTCGTAAGAACCGCCATTCGGCGTTTATCGGCACGGGTCTCGATGTGTGGTTGACCCAGCATGGCATCAACCGGCTGATCGTCTCCGGTATTCGCACCGAGCAATGCTGCGAAACCACCACGCGGCAGGGCTCCGATCTTGGCTACACCGTCGATTTCGTGACCGAGGCGACACTGACATTTCCGATGACACATGCGTCCGGCAAAGTCTTTTCGGCAGAGGATATCGCCATGCGCACTGAACTGGTGCTCTCTGGTCGGTTTGCCCGCATCGCCACTGTGGACGAGGCGTTGCAGGCGCAGAAAGAAGCCGCCTGA
- a CDS encoding Gfo/Idh/MocA family protein → MLRFGILSTAKIGRELVIPAIQDAENAVVTAIASRDLSKARQLADRFSVPHAFGSYEEMLASDVVDAVYIPLPTAQHVEWSIKAANAGKHVLCEKPIALKADEIDSLIAARDRNKVLISEAYMVTYAPVWLKVRELLASGAIGTLKHVQGSFTYFNRDPGNMRNIPELGGGALPDIGVYPTITTRFATGKEPKRVQSTVERDPEFGTDIYASVKADFGDFELSFYISTQLAGRQLVVLHGTEGFIEVKSPFNADRWGAEEVELTNQTHGQSQIFRFQDSRQYRREVEAFATAASGGDAEVVSLESSKNSQRFIDAIYRAADKDGWETV, encoded by the coding sequence ATGTTGCGTTTTGGAATTCTATCGACGGCGAAAATCGGCCGGGAGCTCGTCATTCCCGCCATTCAAGATGCGGAAAATGCCGTCGTCACCGCAATCGCCAGCCGGGATTTGAGCAAGGCGCGGCAGCTCGCCGACCGCTTCTCCGTGCCACATGCTTTCGGTTCCTACGAGGAGATGCTGGCGTCTGATGTCGTCGACGCGGTCTACATCCCGCTTCCCACCGCCCAGCATGTGGAGTGGTCTATCAAGGCTGCCAATGCGGGCAAGCATGTGCTCTGCGAAAAGCCGATTGCGCTCAAAGCCGACGAGATCGACAGCCTGATTGCCGCACGAGACCGCAACAAGGTGCTGATCTCGGAAGCCTATATGGTGACCTATGCCCCGGTGTGGCTGAAGGTGCGCGAGCTGCTGGCCTCGGGTGCCATCGGAACGCTCAAGCACGTCCAGGGCTCCTTCACCTATTTCAACCGCGATCCCGGCAATATGCGCAACATTCCCGAACTCGGCGGCGGCGCGCTTCCGGATATCGGCGTCTATCCCACCATCACCACCCGCTTTGCCACCGGTAAAGAGCCGAAACGCGTTCAGTCCACGGTGGAGCGTGACCCGGAATTCGGCACCGACATCTACGCGAGCGTCAAAGCAGATTTCGGCGATTTCGAACTCAGTTTCTACATCTCCACCCAGCTTGCGGGCCGCCAGCTGGTGGTTCTGCACGGCACGGAAGGTTTCATCGAGGTCAAGTCACCCTTCAATGCAGATCGTTGGGGTGCCGAGGAAGTGGAGCTCACCAACCAGACCCACGGCCAGTCGCAAATCTTTCGCTTTCAGGATAGCCGCCAGTATCGCAGGGAGGTCGAAGCCTTCGCGACAGCAGCGAGCGGTGGCGATGCTGAGGTCGTGTCTCTGGAAAGCTCCAAGAACAGCCAGCGCTTTATCGACGCGATCTACCGCGCTGCCGACAAGGATGGCTGGGAAACGGTCTAA
- the xseA gene encoding exodeoxyribonuclease VII large subunit, which produces MSDIFSQPLTNLAEFSVSELSGSIKRTVETAFDQVRVRGEISGYRGQHTSGHAYFSLKDDRARIDAVIWKGSFSKLKFRPEEGMEVIATGKITTFPGSSKYQIVIESLEPAGAGALMALLEERRRKLAAEGLFDQTRKRRLPYMPRVIGVVTSPTGAVIRDILHRISDRFPVHVLVWPVKVQGEGSGEEVANAIRGFNALEIGGDIPRPDVLIVARGGGSLEDLWSFNDEIVVRAAAESQIPLISAVGHETDTTIIDHAADVRAPTPTGAAEMAVPVRADLEAQLAGLSARLSGSMSRQMDNRRQGVRALVRALPSLDQLLALPRRRFDEAASGLGRGLELNTLNKRRSFERTASGLRPDVLAHGLKQQRQRIQERMQRAESLVERRLLQAQSRVSSSDSSLRALPARLLGQLERQKERVATATRRTDTAVLHRMSQNRSGLAAHDRILQSLSYKNVLKRGYAVIRDEDNRPLTRAAAVASGAVVSMEFADGRVSAVAGGADVQSADTVTAAPKKKPVKSTTSCPVDQGSLF; this is translated from the coding sequence ATGAGCGATATTTTCAGCCAGCCTCTCACCAACCTTGCCGAGTTTTCCGTTTCGGAACTGTCCGGTTCCATCAAACGCACGGTGGAAACCGCGTTCGATCAGGTTCGGGTGCGCGGTGAAATCTCTGGTTATCGCGGCCAGCATACGTCGGGGCATGCCTATTTCTCGCTGAAGGACGACCGCGCCCGCATCGATGCCGTCATCTGGAAGGGCAGTTTTTCCAAGCTGAAATTCCGCCCGGAAGAGGGTATGGAGGTCATCGCCACCGGCAAGATCACCACCTTCCCCGGCTCGTCCAAATACCAGATCGTCATTGAGAGCCTGGAGCCTGCCGGTGCCGGTGCACTGATGGCGCTGCTGGAAGAGCGCCGCCGCAAGCTGGCCGCCGAAGGTCTGTTCGATCAGACGCGTAAGCGCCGTCTGCCCTATATGCCTAGAGTCATCGGCGTCGTCACCTCGCCCACGGGCGCCGTCATCCGTGATATCCTGCACCGCATTTCCGATCGTTTCCCCGTGCATGTTCTGGTCTGGCCGGTGAAGGTACAGGGCGAAGGCTCGGGCGAAGAGGTGGCCAACGCCATCAGGGGCTTCAACGCGCTTGAGATCGGCGGAGACATTCCGCGCCCTGATGTGCTGATCGTTGCACGCGGTGGCGGCAGTCTGGAAGACCTGTGGAGTTTCAACGACGAAATCGTCGTGCGCGCTGCTGCCGAAAGCCAGATACCGCTGATATCAGCCGTCGGCCACGAAACCGATACGACAATCATCGACCACGCAGCCGATGTGCGCGCGCCCACGCCCACGGGTGCTGCCGAAATGGCCGTGCCGGTAAGGGCCGATCTGGAAGCCCAGCTTGCGGGCCTTTCAGCCCGTCTCTCCGGCTCCATGTCCCGCCAGATGGACAACCGCCGCCAAGGCGTGCGTGCGCTCGTCCGCGCCCTGCCATCGCTCGATCAATTGCTGGCCCTTCCACGCCGCCGTTTCGATGAGGCGGCCAGCGGTCTCGGTCGCGGGCTGGAGCTGAACACGCTCAACAAGCGCCGCAGCTTCGAGCGCACGGCTTCAGGCCTGCGCCCGGATGTGCTGGCCCATGGCTTGAAACAGCAGCGCCAGCGCATTCAGGAGCGCATGCAGCGCGCCGAAAGTCTGGTGGAACGCCGCTTGCTGCAAGCGCAATCGCGCGTCTCATCGTCGGACTCGTCGCTGCGTGCTTTGCCCGCCCGTCTCCTCGGCCAGCTGGAGCGCCAGAAGGAGAGGGTGGCCACCGCCACCCGCCGCACCGATACCGCCGTTCTGCACCGCATGTCGCAAAACCGCTCCGGCCTCGCCGCCCACGACCGCATCCTGCAATCGCTGTCTTACAAGAACGTGCTGAAACGCGGTTATGCGGTCATTCGCGACGAAGACAATCGCCCGCTGACACGCGCTGCTGCCGTTGCCTCAGGTGCCGTTGTGTCGATGGAGTTTGCAGACGGTCGCGTGTCTGCCGTCGCTGGCGGTGCGGATGTCCAATCCGCTGACACAGTGACGGCAGCACCGAAGAAAAAGCCGGTGAAATCGACCACATCATGCCCGGTTGATCAAGGCAGTTTGTTTTAG